The Juglans regia cultivar Chandler chromosome 2, Walnut 2.0, whole genome shotgun sequence genome includes a window with the following:
- the LOC108997782 gene encoding omega-hydroxypalmitate O-feruloyl transferase-like, with the protein MAALTTPFLMENVSNNTSPLVKQREPIMVPPAEETEKGLYFLSNFDQTSHVVRTVYCFKSEDKGNEDAVKVIKDALSKVLVHYYPLAGRLSVNSEGRLMVDCTGEGAVFVEADADGTVEEIGDITKPDPVTLGKLAYDNIPAAKEILEIHPMLAQVTKFKCGGFVLGICLNHCIFDGIGAGEFMNSWTETARGLSLKVPPFLDRSMLKARNPPKIESQVHDNIAEIEDISESDKLYQEEMLYGSFCFDLEKLQQLKKNAMEDGVLKRCTTFEVLSAIVWRARVQALGMQPDQLTKLLVAVDGRSRFEPPLPRGYFGNAVVLTKSICKASELLEDPLSFTVGRVQKAIEMITDSYMRSEIDYYEETRAKPSRAASLLITDWSRLNVYYLDFGWGEPICLGPGDLPDKEVAFFLSHGKGSRSISVILGLPASAMKIFEDLTCRFES; encoded by the exons ATGGCTGCATTAACAACGCCCTTTCTGATGGAGAATGTTAGCAATAACACCTCTCCACTTGTAAAGCAAAGAGAACCCATTATGGTTCCTCCTGCAGAAGAAACAGAGAAGGGTCTGTACTTCTTATCAAACTTTGACCAGACTTCCCATGTAGTTCGTACTGTTTACTGTTTTAAATCGGAAGATAAAGGCAATGAGGACGCAGTGAAAGTGATTAAGGATGCTCTGTCAAAGGTTCTTGTCCATTACTACCCACTTGCAGGGAGGTTAAGTGTCAACTCAGAAGGAAGGCTGATGGTGGATTGCACAGGTGAGGGTGCTGTTTTTGTTGAGGCCGATGCAGACGGTACAGTAGAGGAGATAGGAGACATCACGAAGCCTGATCCGGTCACCCTTGGAAAGCTGGCTTATGACAATATTCCTGCCGCAAAGGAAATACTTGAGATACATCCTATGCTGGCTCAG GTGACTAAGTTCAAATGTGGAGGTTTTGTTCTTGGCATATGCTTGAACCATTGTATCTTTGATGGAATTGGTGCCGGGGAATTTATGAACTCATGGACTGAAACTGCAAGAGGTTTATCCCTCAAAGTCCCTCCATTTCTTGATAGAAGCATGCTCAAAGCCCGAAACCCACCTAAGATAGAATCTCAAGTACATGACAATATTGCTGAGATTGAAGATATATCAGAGAGCGACAAACTCTATCAAGAAGAAATGCTATATGGTTCCTTTTGTTTTGATCTTGAGAAGCTTCAACAACTGAAGAAAAATGCCATGGAAGATGGTGTTCTGAAAAGGTGCACAACGTTTGAAGTCCTCTCAGCTATCGTCTGGAGAGCTCGAGTCCAAGCATTAGGGATGCAGCCGGATCAACTGACAAAGCTTCTGGTTGCTGTTGATGGGCGGTCTAGATTTGAGCCACCATTACCGAGGGGGTACTTCGGGAATGCGGTGGTTTTAACAAAATCAATATGCAAGGCAAGTGAACTTCTGGAGGACCCACTCTCATTTACAGTAGGGAGAGTTCAGAAGGCAATAGAAATGATCACAGACAGCTACATGAGATCAGAGATAGACTACTATGAAGAAACAAGAGCCAAGCCTTCTCGAGCAGCATCGTTGCTGATCACAGATTGGTCTAGGCTAAATGTCTACTACCTAGACTTTGGATGGGGGGAGCCAATTTGTCTCGGGCCGGGGGATTTGCCCGATAAGGAAGTAGCGTTTTTTCTATCTCATGGGAAAGGGAGTAGAAGCATAAGTGTCATTCTGGGTTTGCCGGCTTCTGCCATGAAAATCTTTGAAGATCTCACGTGCAGATTTGAATCCTGA